Within the bacterium genome, the region CGGGCCGATCAGCTCGGGATGGCCGAGGAACAGGCGCACCTGGTGCAGAAGGTTGGCCTCGCTCAGCATGACGCCTTTGGGCGTGCCGGTGGTGCCGGAGGTGAAAATGATAACCCAGGGTTGCGCGGGTTGGAGGTCCAGAGGGGTGAATTCAGGTGCGCCGGGGGTGAGGTCGAGACTGTCGAGGTTTACAATCTGCGGGGCGAGACCTTCGAACCGCTCGCGCAAACGGCGGTCCGCCATGATGAGAGTGGGCTGGACAAAGCGCAGAATACCCTCGCGCTCCGGCTGGCTCAGCTCGCTGTCCAGAGGCACCAGGCTGCAACCGGCGAGCCGCACTCCC harbors:
- a CDS encoding long-chain fatty acid--CoA ligase is translated as MRQNKAGDEHCPARRDGLSFSATRAAFPLNAEDNTDSLIQILLDSLGRNAGREMLVDLAAPEGALRVSGGSLRAGAFRAACSLTEMGIVPGARVALSGANSARWVAAALGVRLAGCSLVPLDSELSQPEREGILRFVQPTLIMADRRLRERFEGLAPQIVNLDSLDLTPGAPEFTPLDLQPAQPWVIIFTSGTTGTPKGVMLSEANLLHQVRLFLGHPELIGP